A portion of the Rhinolophus sinicus isolate RSC01 linkage group LG16, ASM3656204v1, whole genome shotgun sequence genome contains these proteins:
- the PRR14L gene encoding protein PRR14L isoform X3: MPSSKELLCTDLPEDCLRSKEGNVQITTETLLKSTEEVQGMKVNGTKTDNNEGHENGNVSKSLSAGCSEYPEVDKIMTSSEVSETSTLVSLEPLNFVDPGLTEATPKEKECEELKTCPSWLSLLPGNSAISKVDNGKEELCKLSLVCEADDNHQQILGHHNEKHGSAHGSPKLVRNVVVEPLEENSEVSCFTSSLCGPESRTSSLEKCGFEGDGLLKRSTEKTDNSCFDRDAQNKNLASREENKEQFLNPRSEREKLFLVNARKPEEDASGHCFGEKETVASPKEKIHDNCCIQGSIHTDSSSFLMPNSFTEATEVMFKKKDSRITLDIQVSLTNHEDHRETLTNSSRPGRHSEENRFSSLMQIKEPEQINTVEPSILSEKIYSKGSLVITQRNLEGSTQLKEASYNEFMIEKKSLTNLMPEDQISSVNEGSKPKKNTAQLLSLEFDYRPESEKAVQTSQDNIPHLEQSIAYEMNEASCTEELAINKIESECLLNQVSLNSQDPAKLPTEEELPLATSKDSQQSHHPPLEDKADVIADTQTIPMKTIMKDISLPGDKSCGASSNSPTLNIKPGSLESKNEMADSGTENLHSRLLSSKEEAADLLPEVPVMECQSVQSQDLSSCHCVRKNAPEESMCSACAAAFESSRIILEVENSLIAKYENAFQHSDLHSPGRENSVESSTHKVSYTREESELDGRETKGSLPGHKIGNGRTEASNETIHTTSPIQPSKEGLELKEQNIPKETVFCKYNISDCATQELNQSGNIPNPEKLLDQSPTVMFSSFKSMNPTVETPDQKTDEVLDCQHNPYGPAECRCEDKPAKETLGSDQRETVTEPVREVSHNQKDLPVGSGNNNSLSRGSPKEGSLKGAFERISGCEESTDGTKDTFYTDCSDKPAEGMQDIRASNTRDGGAWQDGLVLHETSRSTLSQRGERNAAFMIDQDSDFPNATSSTVESLEIKKSCEMKVCPDSSANELESVADHEPLNIKLLDRVNVSLNYIHHEQQVKEASLRETQGIIERSRLEINSEFDKENTLGIPSKELMSSKHQGENSVPPGSPKSIERMLSYLSSQESSEANIKSEETDLKILCKPKDGEMLCENVKDCTVLPGAKEGALRDLSNPSKENGIDISVKILPLTMETETKVTEETEEHQRGSPRHFTIGEKSEEVITREDSCGGNMSEISQIHCKSQRMLGDAGEQQSRRVLDYTLQKEEEYTPRKEAHRILEQSTSSNMLSDEVQNENPPKGCKDESTVMKESTPAKLARGDFAAQFQKLKDPEEETFCHPLKKDVELCIGPCLRGVPQKARDPGPARCDERHSASGNTSHQKGVLPLKKQPHRTCKKVSCQEQVNMGRKLNKVRKPAFLKHSSETIPTKAHRFFSSHAASAPTRLEPKTVPARTLVSHIPKQKATPCHLLRSLNVRTPTKESALLTTLSILASKLAPAAKTQKLRYRRCSSELLPVAKSYKRLRYKRLLDGFSPNTMQLSPYLTATGWNKRPTSKPLTLYPLEAIKMSFIDLSNKMPSLLFGSEIFPVSFHVKSGSECTAESPRSFPEHCAPARLALGEAARYPSQPPKWTFSVFLSHGCPGMATFREDTGLHGQAHAQAPPHPPAPLQDYGGTAIVQTRAGRSVLGLHTLLALCSPGCYRIWTKKWSFSSHMPTMQRLFMTQFTQGLKGLRSPASIADKVFCSLPYSVGRVLSIWSQHGPSACPFEISALHSTHSKRQPTLGTTSSHTMLPYVPLPGMEATYNTSGSQMRLEPPFPALVPKSCLVTDSAVSKLLLSASEFQVPGFDELDGVTAACPHPQSSPPEQKEAEPEKRPKKVSQIRIRKTIPKPDPNLTPMGLPRPKRLKKKEFSLEEIYTNKNYMSPPANRCLETIFEEPKERNGTLISVSQQKRKRVLEFQDFTVPRKRRARGKVKVTGSFTRAQKAALQSRELDALLIQKLMELETFFAKEEEQEQSSGC; this comes from the exons ATGCCTTCCAGCAAAGAACTTTTATGCACGGACCTCCCTGAAGATTGTCTGAGGAGCAAAG AAGGAAATGTACAAATTACAACTGAAACTCTCCTAAAATCTACTGAAGAAGTACAAGGTATGAAGGTCAATGGGACTAAGACGGATAATAATGAAGGACATGAGAATGGCAATGTGAGTAAAAGTCTCTCGGCTGGGTGCAGCGAATACCCAGAAGTAGACAAAATCATGACCAGTAGTGAGGTTTCAGAAACCAGCACATTAGTTTCCCTAGAGCCTTTAAACTTTGTGGACCCTGGATTAACAGAAGCAACtcctaaagaaaaagaatgtgaagAATTAAAAACTTGTCCTTCTTGGTTGTCATTGTTACCAGGGAACAGTGCCATTTCCAAAGTGGACAATGGGAAGGAAGAGTTGTGTAAGTTAAGCCTTGTGTGTGAAGCAGATGACAATCACCAACAGATTCTTGGCCACCATAATGAAAAACACGGTTCTGCACATGGCAGTCCCAAACTCGTGAGAAATGTAGTTGTAGAACCCTTAGAAGAAAATTCAGAAGTTTCATGTTTCACGTCAAGCTTGTGTGGTCCAGAATCCAGAACGTCATCCTTGGAAAAATGTGGTTTTGAAGGTGATGGCTTGCTGAAGAGATCCACTGAAAAGACAGACAATTCCTGTTTTGATAGGGACGCTCAAAACAAGAACTTGGCttctagagaagaaaataaagaacagtttTTGAACCCCAggagtgaaagagagaaactgtTTCTTGTTAATGCCAGAAAACCAGAAGAGGATGCCAGTGGTCATTGTTTTGGAGAAAAAGAGACTGTTGCCTCCCCAAAAGAAAAGATCCATGATAACTGTTGCATTCAAGGCAGTATCCATACAGACAGCTCTAGCTTTTTAATGCCCAATTCTTTTACCGAAGCCACAGaagtaatgtttaaaaaaaaagattcgaGAATCACTTTAGACATTCAAGTTAGCTTAACAAATCATGAGGACCATAGAGAAACTCTTACTAATAGTAGCCGTCCAGGCAGACACTCTGAAGAGAACAGATTTTCCTCCTTGATGCAGATCAAAGAGCCAGAACAGATAAACACTGTCGAGCCCAGTATATTAAGTGAAAAGATTTACAGTAAAGGCTCTTTAGTCATCACCCAGAGAAATCTGGAAGGCAGCACCCAGTTAAAGGAAGCATCATATAATGAATTTATGATTGAAAAAAAGTCCCTTACGAATTTAATGCCAGAGGACCAGATAAGTTCTGTAAATGAGGGATCAAAACCCAAGAAGAATACTGCTCAGTTATTATCCCTAGAATTTGATTACAGACCTGAGTCAGAAAAAGCTGTACAGACCTCACAGGACAATATTCCACATTTAGAACAAAGCATTGCCTATGAGATGAATGAAGCTTCTTGTACCGAAGAACTAgctataaacaaaatagaaagtgaaTGTCTTTTAAATCAAGTGTCCCTTAATTCTCAAGACCCTGCGAAGTTGCCAACTGAGGAAGAGTTGCCTTTAGCAACAAGCAAGGATTCCCAACAGAGCCATCACCCTCCATTAGAGGACAAAGCAGATGTCATTGCTGATACCCAAACCATTCCCATGAAGACAATAATGAAAGACATCTCTCTACCAGGTGACAAAAGCTGTGGTGCCTCTTCAAACAGTCCCACCTTAAACATTAAACCAGGAAGCCTAGAAAGTAAAAACGAAATGGCTGATTCAGGAACAGAAAATCTACATTCCAGACTTCTCTCAAGTAAGGAAGAAGCAGCAGACTTGCTTCCAGAGGTCCCTGTCATGGAATGTCAAAGTGTTCAATCTCAGGATCTCTCTAGCTGCCATTGTGTACGAAAAAATGCACCAGAAGAGAGCATGTGTTCTGCTTGTGCTGCTGCTTTTGAGTCCAGCAGAATCATCCTGGAAGTTGAAAACTCTTTGATAGCCAAATATGAGAATGCATTTCAGCACAGTGATCTCCACTCCCCAGGAAGAGAAAACTCTGTGGAAAGTAGCACCCATAAAGTGAGTTACACACGGGAGGAAAGTGAACTTGATGGGAGGGAAACTAAAGGCAGCCTTCCAGGCCATAAGATCGGAAACGGAAGGACAGAAGCTTCAAATGAAACCATTCACACCACCAGTCCCATCCAACCCAGTAAGGAAGGGCTAGAATTAAAGGAACAGAATATACCCAAAGAGactgtgttttgtaaatataacATCTCTGATTGTGCCACACAGGAACTAAACCAATCTGGAAACATTCCGAATCCTGAGAAACTGTTGGACCAGTCTCCTACTGTTATGTTCTCCAGTTTTAAGAGCATGAACCCAACAGTTGAGACTCCTGATCAGAAGACAGATGAAGTCCTTGACTGCCAGCATAATCCATACGGACCAGCTGAATGCAGATGTGAAGATAAACCAGCTAAGGAGACACTAGGTAGTGACCAGAGAGAGACCGTCACAGAGCCTGTCAGAGAGGTAAGCCACAACCAAAAGGATCTGCCAGTTGGTTCAGGCAACAACAACTCGTTGTCTCGTGGTAGTCCAAAGGAAGGCAGTTTGAAAGGAGCCTTCGAAAGGATTTCTGGTTGTGAGGAGTCCACAGACGGTACTAAAGACACCTTCTACACAGACTGTAGTGATAAGCCTGCAGAAGGCATGCAGGACATAAGAGCATCTAACACACGTGATGGTGGTGCATGGCAAGATGGACTAGTATTACATGAAACCTCGAGGAGTACCCTGTCTCAGAGAGGAGAACGGAATGCTGCATTTATGATTGACCAGGATTCAGATTTCCCAAATGCTACTTCCTCTACCGTGGAAtctcttgaaataaaaaaatcatgtgaAATGAAAGTGTGTCCAGACTCTAGTGCCAATGAGCTAGAGTCTGTTGCAGATCATGAAccattaaatataaaactattggATAGAGTAAATGTgtctttaaattatattcatcATGAACAGCAAGTTAAAGAAGCATCTCTGAGAGAAACACAAGGAATAATTGAAAGATCAAGACTAGAAATAAATTCCGAGTTTGACAAGGAAAATACCCTTGGAATTCCCTCAAAAGAGTTGATGTCTTCTAAACACCAAGGTGAGAACTCTGTTCCCCCAGGGAGCCCAAAATCCATTGAGAGAATGCTTTCATATCTGTCTTCTCAAGAAAGTTCAGAAGCAAATATTAAGAGCGaagaaactgaccttaaaattcTTTGTAAGCCAAAAGATGGTGAAATGCTTTGTGAAAATGTAAAGGACTGCACAGTCCTGCCTGGGGCGAAGGAAGGAGCACTAAGGGATCTGAGTAATCCTAGTAAAGAAAACGGCATAGACATCAGTGTGAAAATTTTGCCGTTGACGATGGAAACCGAAACTAAAGTGACAGAGGAAACCGAAGAACATCAGAGGGGATCACCGCGTCACTTCACTATTGGGGAGAAATCTGAGGAGGTGATTACCAGAGAAGATAGTTGTGGTGGTAATATGAGTGAGATTTCTCAGATCCACTGTAAATCCCAGAGGATGCTCGGCGATGCTGGAGAACAACAAAGCCGGAGGGTTTTGGACTACACGTTGCAGAAGGAAGAGGAATATACGCCTCGTAAAGAAGCACATAGGATATTGGAACAAAGCACATCATCTAATATGTTGTCAGATGAGGTGCAAAATGAGAACCCTCCTAAGGGTTGCAAGGATGAGTCCACAGTGATGAAAGAAAGCACCCCAGCAAAGCTTGCCAGGGGTGACTTTGCTGCACAGTTTCAGAAGTTGAAAGACCCAGAAGAGGAAACCTTCTGTCACCCATTAAAAAAGGACGTTGAGTTGTGTATAGGTCCTTGCCTTCGTGGTGTCCCTCAGAAAGCACGAGACCCCGGCCCTGCTAGGTGTGATGAAAGACACAGTGCCTCTGGGAACACGTCACATCAGAAAGGAGTGCTTCCCTTAAAGAAGCAGCCCCATCGAACATGTAAGAAAGTTTCCTGTCAGGAGCAAGTCAACATggggagaaaattaaataaagtcaGAAAGCCTGCCTTTTTAAAGCATTCCTCAGAAACCATCCCCACAAAAGCACACAGATTTTTCAGTTCACATGCCGCGTCTGCACCCACAAGACTAGAACCCAAAACAGTACCTGCCAGGACCTTAGTTAGCCACATACCAAAGCAGAAGGCTACGCCGTGCCATCTCCTAAGGAGCCTGAATGTCAGGACGCCTACCAAAGAATCGGCCTTACTCACCACGCTGTCCATCCTTGCCTCCAAACTGGCCCCAGCCGCAAAGACCCAGAAACTAAGGTATCGGCGGTGTTCCTCTGAACTTCTTCCAGTGGCTAAAAGCTACAAGCGGCTCAGATATAAAAGGCTCCTGGATGGATTTTCACCCAATACAATGCAGCTGAGTCCATATTTGACAGCTACTGGATGGAATAAAAGGCCTACTAGTAAACCCTTGACACTTTATCCGCTGGAAGCCATCAAAATGAGCTTCATAGATTTGAGCAACAAGATGCCGTCCCTGCTGTTCGGTTCTGAAATCTTCCCGGTATCCTTTCATGTGAAATCGGGCTCTGAGTGCACGGCGGAGTCCCCGAGGAGTTTTCCTGAGCACTGTGCTCCGGCAAGGCTTGCCTTAGGAGAGGCCGCTCGGTACCCTTCTCAACCTCCCAAGTGgaccttttctgttttcttgtcccATGGTTGCCCTGGGATGGCCACATTCAGGGAAGACACTGGCCTCCACGGTCAGGCACATGCCCAGGCTCCTCCACACCCTCCAGCTCCTCTCCAGGACTACGGAGGCACCGCCATCGTCCAGACCAGAGCAGGCCGCTCTGTCCTTGGCCTTCACACACTGCTAGCACTTTGTTCCCCTGGATGTTACCGAATCTGGACAAAAAAATGGAGCTTCTCCAGTCACATGCCTACCATGCAGAGGCTTTTCATGACCCAGTTTACACAGGGCTTGAAAGGGTTAAGGTCTCCAGCCTCCATAGCTGACAAGGTCTTCTGTTCTCTGCCCTACTCGGTGGGCCGAGTGCTCTCCATTTGGAGCCAGCATGGACCTTCTGCCTGCCCCTTCGAAATCTCTGCTCTTCATTCCACTCACAGCAAGCGGCAGCCAACTCTGGGCACCACAAGCAG CCACACCATGTTACCATATGTGCCTCTTCCGGGCATGGAAGCTACTTACAACACCAGCGGCAGTCAGATGAG GCTTGAACCTCCATTTCCTGCCTTGGTACCAAAGTCTTGCTTGGTAACAGACTCAGCTGTCAGCAAGCTCCTGCTGTCAGCCTCTGAGTTCCAGGTTCCTGGGTTTGATGAACTGGATGGTGTGACAGCAGCATGCCCCCATCCACAGAGTAGCCCTCCAGAACAGAAAGAG GCTGAGCCAGAGAAGAGGCCAAAGAAAGTCTCACAGATTCGCATCCGGAAAACCATTCCTAAGCCAGACCCTAATCTTACCCCCATGGGCCTTCCTCGACCCAAAAG gttaaagaaaaaggaatttagtTTAGAAGAAATATATACCAACAAGAATTATATGTCTCCTCCTGCAAACAG GTGTTTAGAGACCATCTTTGAGGAACCTAAGGAACGAAATGGTACGTTAATCTCAGTCAGCCAACAGAAGAGGAAACGAGTTCTAGAATTTCAGGATTTTACAGTCCCGCGAAAGAGGAGAGCTCGCGGTAAGGTCAAGGTGACAGGCAGCTTCACCAGGGCCCAGAAGGCGGCGCTGCAGAGTCGAGAGCTTGATGCCCTTTTGATACAGAAACTAATGGAACTGGAGACCTTCTTTGCCAAGGAAGAGGAGCAGGAGCAATCATCTGGTTGTTGA